In a single window of the Oscarella lobularis chromosome 4, ooOscLobu1.1, whole genome shotgun sequence genome:
- the LOC136186127 gene encoding tyrosine-protein kinase receptor UFO-like → MTNAANRQTWVNCNCTSMDDTIQVNGTCEMYSGGGVCRSSRAGSLVFVDSRYNQSYLYAETIKVFQENNETLSKLSSSSCDDSLVTLYCHLLYPDCLTVTKGSQNYSYPSPLCSDACFTAFGDKGDCASSYQQTIAIYHSSFAKKSITPIHVISEAPNCAQLPSSTYFQCMKLKTPTTPTTSTSESGISTPVIIVAVVLLFFAFLSLIIILLHRRKRRKSQNESYDAQTGRSSCTSDQGFPLVPLCPSFWDSATEEKIRKVAIDPDRLQIQDVIGEGSFGKVYKCLLDSSQTVAAKFLKIDSATDPAKEMKSFVMEALQMTDINHPNVMNLLGVCWSPNNDNVRCTSPLVVLPYMMLGDLRTYLRGKRIKTAIGEESLLPTTVELVQFGYQVAKGMEYLSARSIVHRDLAARNCMVDWDLKIKVADFGLARALQEDKDYYRMNSKGARIPIRWCALESLVDGLFTIKTDTWSYGVTLWEIMSLGKMPYPGVAVQDIVSFLESGDRLDRPSNCPEEIYEVMNQCWQTEAGERPSFEKIAETLGDYLGTNLPDGYLAV, encoded by the exons ATGACGAACGCTGCCAATAGACAAACGTGGGTCAATTGTAATTGCACCTCTATGGACG ATACTATTCAAGTCAATGGCACTTGTGAAATGTACAGTGGCGGAGGCGTGTGTCGCAGCAGTCGTGCCGGTTCTCTCGTCTTTGTCGATTCTCGCTACAATCAAAGCTACTTGTACGCTGAAACGATTAAAGTGTTTCAAGAAAACAATGAGACTTTGAGCAAGCTTTCAAGCTCATCATGTGACGACTCCCTCGTCACTCTCTATTGCCACTTACTTTATCCTGACTGTTTGACTGTAACAAAAGGCTCTCAGAACTACTCCTATCCTTCTCCTTTATGCTCAGACGCATGCTTTACAGCATTTGGAGATAAGGGCGATTGTGCTTCTAGCTATCAACAGACAATAGCCATATATCATTCGTCTTTcgccaaaaaatcaattactCCTATTCATGTGATTTCCGAAGCTCCGAACTGTGCTCAATTGCCGTCTAGCACATATTTTCAAtgtatgaagttgaagacgCCAACTACGCCAACTACGTCAACTTCGGAAAGTGGAATCAGCACGCCTGTTATTATTGTTgctgtcgttcttcttttttttgcttttctaagtcttattattattctgTTGCATCGtcggaaacgaagaaaatctcaAAATGAGAGTTATGATGCTCAGACTGGAAGAAGTAGCTGCACTAGTGATCAAGGCTTTCCTCTCGTACCTCTTTGTCCGTCTTTTTGGGATTCAGCTACAgaggagaaaattcgaaaagttGCTATAGATCCCGATCGTTTGCAAATTCAAGATGTCATTGGCGAAG GCAGTTTTGGTAAAGTGTACAAGTGTCTTTTGGATTCTTCACAAACGGTTGCCGCCAAATTTCTCAAAATTG ATTCGGCTACAGATCCAGCGAAAGAGATGAAGAGCTTTGTAATGGAAGCTCTACAAATGACCGATATAAATCATCCGAATGTAATGAACTTACTTGGCGTCTGTTGGTCACCAAATAACGACAACGTGCGATGCACCTCTCCGCTGGTCGTTCTTCCCTACATGATGCTGGGTGACCTCCGAACGTATCTGAGGGGAAAGAGAATAAAAACAGCAATAGGA GAAGAGAGTCTCCTTCCGACAACTGTAGAACTCGTGCAGTTTGGTTACCAAGTTGCAAAGGGAATGGAATATTTGTCAGCAAGGAGTATCGTTCACCGAGACTTGGCTGCAAGGAATTGCAT GGTAGACTGGGATTTGAAAATTaaagtcgccgattttgGGTTGGCCAGGGCGCTGCAAGAGGACAAGGATTATTATCGAATGAATTCAAAGGGAGCACGTATTCCCATTCGTTGGTGTGCTTTGGAGAGTCTTGTTGATGGCCTCTTCACCATCAAAACCGATACG TGGTCGTATGGAGTTACACTGTGGGAAATCATGAGCCTGGGAAAGATGCCGTATCCTGGAGTAGCTGTTCAGGACATCGTTTCATTTCTCGAAAGTGGAGATCGGTTGGACAGACCCAGTAATTGTCCAGAAGAAAT ATATGAAGTTATGAATCAGTGTTGGCAGACAGAAGCTGGAGAGAGACCATCATTTGAAAAGATCGCCGAAACGCTTGGCGACTATCTGGGCACGAACCTTCCAGACGGATACCTTGCTGTGTAA
- the LOC136186104 gene encoding uncharacterized protein: MTTILKLILLLVNVFSAYSEANSTDFSRLAIDCSPTNKSDVIPSNETAADDAVVKLFCNGSYFLRGASVVCEGNAIISGWVDYERIRNPLKKSAAQLKSNGTSVVVQVGVNATVQFACSDGSRSIGVDSVTSRCRPDGSWSNSPPDCESITSCHFLGLLSNGTMSTNSSSFGTVVRFHCNPGFYLVGSKSMTCNSSGEWSHEKPFCQGTQLDHEAPESKCELFNDELASVCKPFRANQTIFVDAARNQTRITHFVSELVKRLSLVTNLNPDSAPPQCMTLLIEIICIYLMPNCRTDSSIIPRMCKESCERNFKHQHLCRHLFDVAVGSFLFVADSDTLHTDFNFQCVHLPSQDSGSCYDVLLNFPTLPPPTPRATTTSSSVTPSKAKQQCETKCAFPFTYQGIEYTECTTVGLQYRNFRPWCMTNVANERMWVDCNCTSADDTIQVNGTCEMYSGGEVCHSSRAGSLVFVDSRYNQSYLHAETIKMFQENNETLSKLSSPSCDDSLITLYCHLLYPDCLTVTKGSQNYFYPSPLCSDASFTAFGDKGGCASSYREAIAIYQSSFAKKSITPIHMVYDTPNGSQLPSSTDSQCMMLKTPTVTGSPFSIVIVASSASGALVVVIIVAVLLTIYACRRRSQNALTERSSRPDDQGFPLVLLRPSLWDSATETKIRKVAISPDRLQIQDIIGEGTFGKVYKCLLDSSQTVAAKSVKIDPGSDPTKETQSFVMEALRMIDLNHPNVMNLLGICWSPNSDNVRYTSPLVVLPYMMLGDLRTYLRGKRLETSTGDESLLPTTVELVKFGYQVAKGMEYLSARSIVHRDLAARNCMVDWDFKIKVADFGLARALQEDKDYYRMNSKGARIPIRWCALESLTDGLFTIKTDTWSYGVTLWEIMSLGKMPYPGVAVQDIASFLEKGDRLDRPSNCPEEIYEVMNQCWQTEAGERPSFEKIVETLGDYLGTNIPGGYLTV, from the exons atgacgacgattctaaA ACTTATTTTGCTCCTTGTCAATGTTTTCAGTGCCTACTCCGAGGCTAATTCAACCGACTTCAGCCGCT TGGCAATTGACTGCAGTCCGACGAATaaaagcgacgtcattcCGTCCAACGAAACGGCTGCAGATGATGCAGTAGTCAAACTTTTTTGCAACGGCAGTTATTTTCTAAGAGGAGCGTCGGTCGTGTGCGAGGGAAACGCAATTATTTCCGGCT GGGTTGATTATGAACGTATCCGAAATCCGCTGAAGAAAAGCGCAGCGCAGTTGAAGAGCAATGGAAccagcgtcgtcgtgcaAGTCGGAGTGAACGCGACAGTCCAGTTCGCGTGCAGCGATGGGAGCCGCTCGATAGGCGTCGATTCCGTTACCAGTAGGTGCCGACCAGACGGCAGCTGGTCGAATTCGCCACCAGACTGCGAAA GTATTACGTCTTGTCATTTCCTCGGCTTGTTGTCAAACGGAACAATGTCAACtaattcgtcttcgttcggGACAGTAGTTCGTTTTCATTGCAATCCTGGCTTCTATCTTGTCGGTTCAAAATCGATGACGTGCAATTCGTCTGGAGAGTGGTCTCATGAGAAGCCCTTCTGCCAAGGAACGCAACTTGATCATGAAGCGCCCGAGAGCAAATGCGAacttttcaacgacgaattggcgaGTGTCTGCAAGCCTTTTCGCGCCAATcagacgattttcgtcgacgcggccaGAAACCAAACTCGAATCACTCATTTTGTGTCGGAGCTAGTCAAACGCCTATCGTTAGTCACTAACCTTAACCCTGACTCGGCTCCTCCTCAATGCATGACGTTGCTCATCGAGATTATATGCATCTATTTGATGCCCAATTGTCGCACGGACAGTTCGATCATACCACGTATGTGCAAGGAAAGCTGCGAGCGCAATTTCAAGCATCAGCATCTCTGTCGTCACCTGTTTGACGTCGCGGTGggatcgtttctttttgtagcGGATAGTGACACTCTTCATACGGATTTCAACTTTCAATGCGTCCACTTGCCTTCGCAAGACAGCGGAAGCTGTTACGACGTGCTTCTGA ATTTTCCTactttgccgccgccgacccCGCGCGCGACGACTACTAGCTCCTCCGTCACTCCatcaaaagcgaagcaaCAGTGCGAGACAAAATGCGCGTTTCCTTTTACTTATCAAGGAATAGAATATACGGAGTGCACGACGGTTGGATTACAGTATCGAAATTTCAGACCTTGGTGTATGACGAACGTTGCCAATGAACGAATGTGGGTCGATTGTAATTGCACGTCTGCCGACG ATACTATTCAAGTCAATGGCACTTGTGAAATGTACAGTGGCGGAGAAGTGTGTCACAGCAGTCGTGCCGGCTCTCTCGTCTTTGTCGATTCTCGCTACAATCAAAGCTACTTGCACGCTGAAACGATTAAAATGTTTCAAGAAAACAATGAGACTTTGAGTAAGCTTTCAAGCCCATCATGTGACGACTCCCTCATCACTCTCTATTGCCACTTACTGTATCCTGATTGTTTGACTGTGACAAAGGGCTCTCAGAACTACTTCTATCCTTCTCCTTTATGCTCAGACGCATCCTTTACAGCATTTGGAGATAAGGGCGGCTGTGCATCTAGCTATCGAGAGGCAATAGCCATATATCAATCGTCTTTcgccaaaaaatcaatcactCCTATTCATATGGTTTATGATACGCCAAACGGTTCTCAATTGCCGTCTAGCACGGATTCTCAATGTATGATGTTGAAGACGCCAACAGTGACGGGCTCTCCTTTTTCTATTGTCATAGTGGCATCTAGTGCATCTGGTGCACTGGTTGTCGTCATTATTGTTGCCGTCCTTCTTACAATTTACGCGTGCAGAAGAAGATCTCAAAATGCTCTGACTGAAAGAAGTAGCCGTCCTGATGATCAAGGCTTTCCTCTCGTACTTCTTCGTCCGTCTCTTTGGGATTCAGCTACAGagacgaaaattcgaaaagttGCTATAAGTCCTGACCGTTTACAAATTCAAGATATCATTGGCGAAG GCACTTTTGGTAAAGTGTACAAGTGTCTTTTGGATTCTTCACAAACCGTTGCCGCCAAATCTGTCAAAATTG ACCCTGGTAGTGATCCGACAAAAGAGACGCAGAGCTTTGTGATGGAAGCTCTACGAATGATTGATCTAAATCATCCGAATGTAATGAACTTACTTGGCATCTGCTGGTCACCAAATAGCGACAACGTGCGATACACCTCACCATTGGTCGTTCTTCCCTACATGATGCTGGGTGACCTTCGAACGTATCTGAGGGGAAAGAGACTCGAAACATCAACGGGA GATGAGAGTCTCCTTCCAACAACTGTCGAGCTTGTGAAGTTTGGTTACCAAGTTGCAAAGGGAATGGAATATTTGTCAGCGAGAAGTATCGTTCACCGAGACTTGGCTGCGAGGAATTGCAT GGTAGACTGGGATTTCAAAATTaaagtcgccgattttgGGTTAGCCAGGGCGCTGCAAGAGGACAAGGACTATTATCGAATGAATTCAAAGGGAGCACGTATTCCCATTCGTTGGTGTGCTTTGGAGAGTCTTACTGATGGCCTCTTCACCATCAAAACCGATACG TGGTCATATGGAGTTACACTGTGGGAAATCATGAGCCTGGGAAAGATGCCGTATCCTGGAGTAGCTGTTCAGGACATCGCTTCATTTCTCGAAAAAGGAGATCGGTTGGACAGACCCAGTAATTGTCCAGAAGAAAT ATACGAAGTTATGAATCAGTGTTGGCAGACAGAAGCAGGAGAGAGACCGTCATTTGAAAagatcgtcgaaacgcttGGTGACTATCTGGGAACAAACATCCCAGGCGGATACCTTACTGTGTAA